A genomic window from Petrotoga mexicana DSM 14811 includes:
- the deoC gene encoding deoxyribose-phosphate aldolase, producing MRISELEKIIKNETRRVEKEFTFEERQANLKPQEVAKYIDHTLLKASSTPLDIQALCKEAKDNNFYAVCINPTYVSLSKEILTDSDVKVATVIGFPLGANTIETKVYESENSIKNGADELDMVLNIGRLKAQQYDYIYEEIHAISPLTKDAKKLLKVIIETCYLSKEEKIAAVVISKLAGADFVKTSTGFGSGGAELEDVALMKFLVGNDMRVKASGGVRDLETALKMIGCGADRIGTSSGLKIIQGRI from the coding sequence ATGAGAATCTCAGAATTAGAAAAGATAATCAAAAATGAAACAAGAAGAGTTGAAAAGGAATTCACTTTTGAGGAAAGACAGGCAAATTTAAAACCCCAAGAAGTGGCAAAATATATTGATCATACTTTGCTTAAAGCATCCTCAACACCTTTAGATATACAAGCACTATGCAAGGAAGCCAAAGATAACAATTTCTACGCGGTTTGTATTAATCCAACTTATGTGAGTTTATCAAAAGAAATCCTTACAGATAGTGATGTGAAAGTAGCAACAGTGATTGGATTCCCTTTGGGAGCCAATACTATAGAAACAAAAGTGTACGAATCTGAAAATTCGATTAAAAATGGCGCAGATGAATTAGATATGGTTTTGAACATAGGAAGGCTTAAGGCACAACAGTATGATTATATTTATGAAGAAATACATGCTATTTCTCCATTGACTAAAGATGCTAAAAAATTGTTAAAAGTTATCATTGAAACCTGTTATCTTTCGAAGGAAGAAAAGATAGCCGCTGTTGTAATTTCAAAACTAGCTGGTGCTGATTTTGTTAAAACCTCTACCGGCTTTGGAAGCGGCGGTGCTGAATTGGAGGACGTGGCTTTGATGAAGTTTCTTGTGGGAAATGATATGAGAGTAAAAGCATCTGGAGGGGTCAGAGACTTGGAAACAGCTTTAAAAATGATTGGTTGTGGAGCAGATAGGATAGGAACGAGTTCAGGACTAAAGATAATTCAAGGAAGGATATAA
- a CDS encoding patatin-like phospholipase family protein, with amino-acid sequence MVYGIALGSGGARGAAHVALIDELKERAIKVEVVTGSSVGALVGALYALNPDVELFKIFKDLTLKKKKMIDSQFRTLNNRITNFPKMVAGKSFLKNDFVYDIYKQLYGRKRFSDCKIKLGIVSYDLESGEEVEITEGYIIDAVMASSSVPGVFPPLRLGGMSLLDGGVLTPVPVKLAKKLGADYIIASNLNGEVKNDFKFNDGLDYIISIEDFKNDLMVNYEINKAEEVYTFPIEYSWEGFSYFNEIYQNAKNFLKSMQNKVRE; translated from the coding sequence ATGGTTTACGGAATAGCTTTAGGAAGTGGCGGTGCAAGAGGGGCTGCTCACGTTGCCTTAATAGATGAACTGAAAGAAAGAGCGATAAAAGTCGAAGTAGTAACAGGGTCCAGTGTAGGTGCTTTAGTTGGGGCCCTCTATGCTTTAAATCCTGATGTAGAGCTATTTAAAATATTCAAAGACTTGACACTTAAAAAGAAAAAAATGATAGATTCGCAGTTTAGAACTCTAAACAACAGAATTACTAATTTCCCTAAAATGGTTGCAGGCAAGAGCTTTTTAAAAAATGATTTCGTTTACGATATTTACAAACAGTTGTATGGACGTAAACGCTTCTCTGATTGTAAGATAAAACTGGGAATCGTTTCATATGATTTAGAAAGCGGAGAAGAAGTTGAGATCACAGAAGGGTACATAATCGATGCTGTTATGGCTTCTTCAAGTGTTCCTGGAGTTTTTCCGCCTTTAAGGTTAGGGGGCATGAGCCTTTTGGATGGAGGTGTTTTAACTCCTGTTCCAGTAAAATTAGCTAAAAAGCTAGGAGCAGATTATATAATAGCAAGTAATTTAAATGGCGAGGTTAAGAACGATTTTAAATTTAACGACGGATTGGATTATATTATTTCCATAGAAGATTTTAAAAATGATTTGATGGTTAACTATGAAATAAATAAAGCAGAAGAAGTTTACACATTCCCGATAGAGTATTCATGGGAGGGTTTTTCTTATTTTAATGAAATATACCAAAATGCTAAAAACTTTTTAAAATCTATGCAAAATAAAGTGAGGGAGTAA
- a CDS encoding MarR family winged helix-turn-helix transcriptional regulator, whose product MFNSEQDTSVISKISCLFRTMNSMMKKELQRYDIGRGQFYFLIYLLKNGDGISQEELNEHLNFDKATTARAIKKLIKNGYITKKIDDNDHRINRIFLTDKAYNIYTEMEKLNNYWEEILTDNLSVEEKEMVQDILNKMLDNILRYKAKNHEEVS is encoded by the coding sequence TTGTTTAACTCTGAACAAGATACATCAGTTATTAGCAAGATATCCTGTTTATTCAGAACGATGAATTCGATGATGAAAAAAGAACTTCAAAGGTATGACATTGGAAGAGGTCAATTTTACTTTCTTATATACTTACTTAAAAATGGAGATGGAATAAGCCAAGAAGAGTTGAATGAACATTTAAATTTTGATAAAGCCACTACCGCTAGAGCGATCAAGAAGCTTATAAAAAATGGTTATATTACGAAAAAAATCGATGATAACGATCATAGGATAAATAGGATATTCTTGACTGATAAAGCTTACAATATCTATACCGAAATGGAAAAGTTGAATAACTATTGGGAGGAAATTTTAACAGATAATCTTTCAGTTGAAGAAAAAGAAATGGTTCAGGATATATTGAATAAAATGCTTGATAATATACTAAGATACAAAGCTAAAAATCATGAGGAGGTGTCGTAA
- the efp gene encoding elongation factor P, whose protein sequence is MIDVGDLRKGNFIVYQNEVYRVVEANKHFMGRGSGLIRTRLKNVMTGLIKEVSFSSGEKVQEADISFRKAQFLYNDGDHYYFMLLDTYEQYSLPAQELEEEKYYLTENLEVDLIFFNGNPISIQLPTVVILTVTDTEPNFKGNTVSGGGKPATLETGLKTTVPFFVERGQKIKVDTRTGDYLERA, encoded by the coding sequence ATGATCGACGTAGGAGACTTAAGAAAAGGAAATTTCATCGTTTACCAAAACGAAGTTTATCGTGTAGTTGAAGCCAATAAACATTTTATGGGAAGAGGTAGTGGTTTAATTAGAACCCGTTTAAAAAACGTCATGACAGGCTTGATAAAAGAGGTTAGTTTTTCTAGCGGTGAAAAGGTTCAGGAAGCTGATATAAGTTTTAGGAAAGCCCAGTTTTTATATAATGATGGTGATCATTATTACTTTATGCTACTCGATACATATGAACAATATTCTTTACCTGCTCAAGAATTAGAAGAAGAAAAATATTATTTAACCGAAAATTTGGAAGTTGATCTAATCTTCTTTAACGGGAATCCTATTTCCATTCAACTTCCCACCGTTGTGATTCTAACCGTTACAGACACTGAGCCTAACTTCAAAGGAAACACCGTGTCAGGTGGGGGCAAACCAGCAACGTTAGAAACTGGCCTGAAAACCACTGTTCCTTTTTTTGTGGAAAGAGGCCAAAAAATAAAAGTAGACACTCGCACTGGAGATTACCTAGAAAGAGCATAA
- a CDS encoding PEGA domain-containing protein: MYRKLILLLLLIFTTLLFSYTINITALTGSEIYFDSKFMGTVTETPFTIEVPDDKSGYLEIKKLGYSDFIAYIEILGNESQITAEQVPLAKLIFDINVDSANIKYTFLNKNYNKLLATSNEIDIPYNLEKIIIEKDGFFAKEINLELKPFDKKNLSITLIPFDEILLESNPPQANVFVDGKLIGKTPITIKRDNFDIISLEKEGYLVKTLKDLPQDDRILVELEKGIELFVDSEPKDVGVFLDNEYIGSTPMNGLFPTGTYNLTLSKLGYVSKNLMIELTQNGLNKYYVELNPLLNTINFLNSGNYEFNIDGKYIGKGIDSIILDDSPHFVRIISGKKSLEFPIYRDFYYKMESIDLNKLSTVNVYAIPNTNVSFLGETQKTPAFFLYNILNNPQFVNVRTLNRTYSILLEPSESVDIYTGSDFGNLFITTNVKDPLIYIDGQYLNYKDCFGYPLKSGVYMVEVRKFNEIKQQKVTINPGKKSFVHFEFDSPVPVKVNFTGEKYSINGEEYTNTQKTFYLPSGPTLFSNGEMSVVIFVNEPMYVDLDKLFGGL; the protein is encoded by the coding sequence GTGTATAGAAAGTTGATATTGCTTCTTTTATTAATCTTTACCACATTACTTTTTTCTTATACAATAAATATAACAGCATTAACTGGTAGTGAGATTTATTTTGATTCTAAATTTATGGGGACTGTTACCGAAACACCTTTTACAATCGAAGTACCTGATGATAAGTCCGGTTATCTAGAAATAAAAAAACTGGGATACAGTGATTTTATTGCCTATATAGAGATTTTAGGAAACGAATCGCAAATTACAGCCGAACAAGTACCTTTAGCTAAACTTATTTTTGATATCAACGTTGATTCTGCCAATATAAAATACACCTTTTTAAACAAAAATTACAATAAACTTTTAGCCACATCTAATGAAATTGATATTCCCTACAACTTAGAAAAAATAATTATAGAAAAAGACGGATTTTTTGCTAAAGAGATAAACCTTGAACTGAAACCATTTGATAAGAAAAATTTAAGTATAACTTTAATTCCGTTTGATGAAATACTGCTCGAATCAAATCCTCCTCAAGCAAACGTTTTTGTAGATGGAAAGTTAATTGGAAAAACGCCTATTACCATAAAAAGAGATAATTTCGATATAATTTCGTTGGAAAAAGAAGGTTATTTAGTCAAGACATTAAAAGATTTACCTCAAGATGATAGAATATTAGTCGAATTAGAAAAAGGAATAGAACTTTTTGTTGATAGCGAACCAAAAGATGTGGGCGTATTTTTGGATAATGAATATATAGGAAGTACTCCGATGAACGGTTTATTCCCTACTGGAACATATAATTTAACATTATCTAAATTAGGATATGTGTCCAAAAATTTGATGATTGAATTAACCCAAAACGGTTTGAATAAATATTATGTTGAGCTCAATCCACTTTTAAATACAATAAATTTTCTGAATTCTGGAAATTATGAATTCAATATCGATGGAAAATACATAGGAAAAGGAATTGATTCGATTATTTTGGATGATTCACCACATTTTGTTAGGATTATATCAGGAAAGAAAAGTTTAGAATTTCCAATTTATAGGGATTTTTATTACAAAATGGAAAGTATAGATTTAAATAAGCTTAGCACAGTAAATGTTTATGCTATACCCAATACAAATGTGAGCTTTCTTGGAGAAACCCAAAAGACTCCTGCATTTTTTCTTTACAATATATTAAACAATCCCCAGTTTGTAAACGTAAGAACATTAAATAGAACGTATAGTATACTTTTGGAACCTTCTGAAAGTGTCGATATTTATACCGGAAGTGATTTTGGTAATCTATTTATTACTACAAACGTTAAAGATCCTCTTATTTACATTGATGGTCAATATTTGAATTATAAGGATTGCTTTGGTTACCCATTAAAATCCGGAGTTTATATGGTAGAGGTTAGGAAGTTCAATGAAATTAAACAACAGAAAGTAACAATAAACCCAGGTAAAAAAAGTTTCGTACATTTTGAATTTGATTCCCCTGTACCTGTAAAGGTAAATTTTACAGGCGAGAAGTATAGTATCAATGGCGAAGAATATACTAACACGCAGAAAACTTTCTATTTACCGTCAGGACCAACTTTGTTTTCAAATGGAGAAATGTCTGTAGTAATTTTCGTAAACGAACCTATGTACGTTGATCTAGACAAACTTTTTGGAGGGTTATAA
- a CDS encoding HEAT repeat domain-containing protein, which yields MANEIIETYKILEERIKSENIQIYFDMLDSPYPSFKSKAIQELTKQKIDAPRIKEYLKDPDKNVRFSAYRYLDKMGFLDENTIKEALKDISANIRKEAIISYIQMGIKPIEFILEFTEDPDPMVRYQLISTFLEFYPEDSEKIISKMKNDPYVKIKQLISALENISETLKSEQVDKSVKVMALRRFYEREDAYTFFNSLKETYFDCNNETKGIIIKFFSGLPCEVINKFIEKIVQEEKDIHILQLAANTSKKVCGIDSIPTWLIDQLVNSEEAKIVKFGLKLATEKEDMSYVDFCRDLLSAVDDDLVIGASDYLIYFQDYMLKDYVPNFLNSLSSKRIREGLKIIRKLKLDNFIEDISLIALNKMYPISLRKAAVNLLKFFKAKDYWEIPNQILKDPYENGNLKLAALNALLRLNAEMVVNF from the coding sequence ATGGCAAATGAAATAATCGAAACCTACAAAATTTTAGAAGAAAGAATAAAGTCAGAGAACATTCAAATATACTTTGATATGTTAGATTCTCCTTATCCCTCTTTTAAATCCAAAGCTATTCAGGAACTAACAAAACAAAAAATTGATGCCCCAAGGATTAAAGAATACTTAAAAGATCCCGATAAAAATGTCAGATTTTCTGCATATAGGTACTTAGATAAAATGGGTTTTTTGGATGAGAATACTATAAAAGAGGCTTTGAAAGACATTTCAGCAAACATTAGAAAAGAAGCAATTATTAGTTACATTCAAATGGGTATAAAACCAATAGAATTCATTTTGGAGTTTACCGAAGATCCTGATCCAATGGTTAGATATCAACTGATATCCACATTTTTGGAATTCTACCCAGAAGATTCAGAAAAGATTATTAGTAAAATGAAAAATGATCCCTACGTTAAGATAAAACAACTGATTTCAGCTTTGGAGAACATCTCTGAAACCTTAAAATCCGAACAAGTAGATAAAAGCGTTAAGGTTATGGCGCTAAGAAGATTTTATGAAAGAGAAGATGCCTATACCTTTTTTAACTCCTTAAAAGAAACTTATTTTGATTGCAACAATGAAACAAAAGGTATAATAATAAAATTCTTTTCGGGTTTACCGTGTGAAGTTATAAATAAATTCATCGAAAAAATCGTGCAGGAAGAAAAAGATATCCACATACTTCAGCTTGCTGCAAATACCTCAAAGAAAGTTTGTGGAATTGATTCTATTCCTACCTGGTTGATCGACCAATTGGTGAACAGTGAAGAGGCAAAAATCGTTAAGTTTGGATTGAAATTAGCTACTGAAAAGGAAGATATGAGTTATGTGGATTTTTGTAGAGACTTATTATCTGCCGTAGACGATGACTTAGTCATCGGTGCAAGTGACTATCTCATTTATTTTCAAGACTATATGCTTAAAGATTACGTTCCTAACTTTCTAAATTCATTATCCTCCAAACGAATAAGGGAAGGGTTGAAAATAATAAGAAAATTAAAATTAGATAATTTTATAGAAGATATATCATTAATCGCTCTCAACAAAATGTATCCTATTTCCCTAAGAAAAGCCGCCGTTAATCTACTGAAATTTTTTAAAGCAAAAGATTATTGGGAAATCCCAAATCAAATACTTAAAGACCCTTATGAAAACGGTAATTTAAAACTTGCTGCGTTAAATGCACTTCTACGTCTAAATGCGGAGATGGTAGTAAATTTTTAA
- a CDS encoding patatin-like phospholipase family protein: MNLVMGGFFEGFYWESGVLESIAKKEKVLNLYTSSLGSLRGLFYSMYGVNFFGRLKDFIYEKNNPLREVITNTELYNSRYAQTTALIRLGRGKMSLYNPDSLKKFLEDYFGDQTLSSLEANVSFEVFELKKREVIILENETRIVDMLMMELAFPPYYSYYEFQGGFFIPTSYISFIPQKFPKDAVIISFDPALTYPYPKNTVEILLKTSYSRTLKNYRLLTEGFNTIEPQKQLKDYFNMSAFFDGQNQANNFLEAKK; this comes from the coding sequence TTGAACTTAGTAATGGGAGGATTTTTTGAAGGTTTTTATTGGGAATCTGGCGTCTTAGAGTCTATAGCAAAAAAAGAAAAAGTCTTAAACCTATATACCTCTAGTTTAGGTAGTTTAAGAGGTTTATTTTATTCTATGTACGGGGTGAACTTTTTCGGCCGTTTAAAAGATTTCATATACGAAAAAAACAACCCTTTACGTGAAGTAATTACCAATACGGAATTATACAACAGTAGATACGCTCAAACAACGGCATTGATAAGATTGGGAAGAGGAAAAATGTCCCTTTACAATCCAGATTCTTTAAAAAAGTTTTTGGAAGATTATTTTGGTGATCAAACGCTTTCTTCACTTGAAGCAAATGTAAGTTTCGAAGTCTTCGAGCTAAAAAAAAGAGAAGTAATTATACTGGAGAACGAAACAAGAATTGTTGATATGTTAATGATGGAATTAGCTTTTCCACCTTATTATAGTTACTATGAATTTCAAGGTGGATTTTTTATTCCAACCTCATATATATCGTTTATTCCTCAAAAATTTCCTAAAGATGCAGTAATAATATCTTTTGATCCTGCTTTAACTTATCCATATCCAAAAAATACCGTCGAAATTCTTTTAAAAACTTCTTACTCTAGAACATTAAAAAATTATCGTTTATTGACTGAAGGTTTTAATACTATTGAGCCACAAAAACAATTGAAAGATTATTTTAATATGTCGGCTTTTTTTGATGGTCAAAATCAAGCTAATAATTTTTTGGAGGCCAAAAAATGA
- a CDS encoding MATE family efflux transporter, with product MDENTNKLENKKIGQLLMELSLPAIAAMLVQALYNFVDTIYIARGVGTLGIAGVSVAFPIQMIIMATAGMIGIGGGTLISRSLGAKDVERAEKALGNIFSAIFVLSIGLSILGTIFLDPILVLFGATPDILSYSEDYMSVILYGAIFFSIAMASHNVMRAEGNAKYAMIAMIIPGILNIILDPIFIFGLNMEVKGAAVATVLSQFVGVVYIGYYFFSGKSSLKFHRKNFILDRHIMSETLAVGASAFVRQVAGSLLAIVLNNLLGTYGSSLHIAIFGVINRLFMFFFMPMFGIAQGFLPIAGYNYGAKRYDRVKEVLKKATTAALTWSIVSFLLVQLFPEFLLSIFSTDPSLITEGIPALRIDAMFIWVVGFQVVGSALFQAIGRAGPALLLSMSRQILIFIPMVFVMSHFFGLMGIWYTFPISDVLSALLTLFFVIREIKILNSLQKKQIQINDVEKEIEESYTSEGKHEYQPQEK from the coding sequence TTGGACGAAAATACCAATAAGCTTGAAAACAAGAAGATAGGGCAGTTATTAATGGAACTATCATTACCAGCTATAGCTGCCATGTTGGTGCAAGCATTATACAATTTTGTCGATACTATATACATTGCAAGAGGTGTTGGTACACTTGGAATAGCCGGAGTATCTGTTGCCTTTCCAATTCAAATGATCATTATGGCTACTGCTGGAATGATAGGAATCGGTGGGGGGACATTAATATCCCGAAGTTTAGGAGCCAAAGATGTTGAGCGTGCAGAAAAGGCTTTAGGGAATATTTTTTCTGCTATATTCGTTTTAAGTATAGGTCTATCTATATTGGGGACTATCTTCCTAGATCCTATTTTAGTTCTCTTTGGCGCTACTCCTGATATCCTTTCTTACTCAGAAGATTACATGAGTGTAATCTTGTATGGAGCAATATTCTTTTCAATTGCAATGGCGAGTCATAATGTTATGAGAGCAGAAGGTAATGCGAAATATGCCATGATCGCTATGATCATTCCAGGGATATTAAACATTATTCTTGATCCTATTTTTATATTTGGATTAAATATGGAAGTAAAAGGCGCAGCAGTAGCTACTGTTCTTTCTCAGTTTGTCGGTGTTGTTTATATAGGATATTACTTTTTCAGTGGTAAAAGTTCATTGAAATTTCATAGAAAGAATTTCATATTAGATAGGCATATCATGTCTGAAACACTAGCGGTTGGAGCTTCTGCTTTTGTTAGGCAAGTTGCTGGAAGTTTACTAGCAATAGTTTTAAACAATTTGCTAGGGACGTACGGGAGTTCTCTGCATATAGCAATTTTTGGGGTAATAAATAGACTCTTTATGTTCTTTTTTATGCCTATGTTTGGTATCGCCCAAGGTTTTTTACCAATAGCTGGTTATAACTATGGAGCCAAAAGATATGACAGAGTAAAAGAAGTTTTGAAAAAAGCTACAACTGCGGCTCTTACATGGTCCATAGTTTCGTTCCTATTGGTTCAATTATTTCCAGAATTTCTGCTTTCTATATTTTCAACGGATCCATCTTTGATTACCGAAGGTATTCCTGCTTTAAGGATAGACGCGATGTTTATATGGGTTGTAGGTTTTCAAGTTGTAGGATCTGCTTTATTCCAAGCTATCGGTAGAGCTGGTCCGGCGTTGTTATTGTCAATGTCAAGACAAATATTAATATTTATTCCGATGGTTTTTGTTATGTCACACTTTTTTGGATTAATGGGCATTTGGTACACATTTCCTATTTCTGATGTTTTATCAGCATTGTTGACATTATTTTTTGTAATTAGAGAGATCAAAATTCTGAATTCTCTGCAGAAAAAGCAAATTCAAATTAACGATGTAGAAAAAGAAATTGAAGAATCTTATACATCCGAAGGCAAACATGAATATCAACCCCAAGAAAAATAA
- a CDS encoding cold shock domain-containing protein — MKGKVKWFDSKKGYGFITGEDGNDVFVHFSAVQMDGYRKLEEDEEVEFEVVEGDKGPQASNVRPL; from the coding sequence GTGAAAGGTAAAGTAAAGTGGTTTGATTCAAAGAAAGGTTATGGCTTCATCACTGGGGAAGATGGGAACGATGTATTTGTTCACTTCTCAGCTGTTCAAATGGATGGCTACAGAAAGTTAGAAGAAGATGAGGAAGTTGAATTTGAAGTAGTTGAAGGCGACAAAGGTCCTCAAGCTTCAAATGTAAGACCCTTATAA
- the lptC gene encoding LPS export ABC transporter periplasmic protein LptC → MKRFTVFFLTLILTNLIIYSAQINVRADEVKGEESRYILKNNVLIQKEDLSISTDFATITLVDDEWRDVNTDKVYITGDTFEATSTSMSFDLQTEKGTLSGNVLAKIFLEESEIEIDSNELLIDNNNKRYEGSSENQVFIKKEDYIINAKSFVFVENENLLTLSENVHIINSVKKIDMTSTYATFNTQTNDIEAQAVNLILEVAEEEE, encoded by the coding sequence ATGAAGCGTTTTACTGTATTTTTTTTAACGCTTATATTAACAAATTTGATCATTTATTCTGCGCAAATAAATGTAAGAGCAGATGAAGTAAAAGGGGAAGAAAGTAGGTATATACTGAAAAATAATGTCCTTATACAGAAAGAAGATCTTTCTATTTCAACGGATTTTGCCACCATCACACTCGTTGACGACGAGTGGCGAGATGTAAACACCGACAAGGTTTATATAACAGGTGACACGTTTGAAGCCACATCCACTTCTATGAGCTTTGACCTTCAGACTGAAAAAGGAACACTTTCAGGGAATGTTTTAGCTAAGATTTTTTTGGAAGAATCAGAGATTGAAATAGATTCTAACGAACTACTTATAGATAACAATAACAAAAGATACGAAGGAAGCTCTGAAAATCAGGTTTTTATTAAAAAAGAAGATTATATAATAAACGCAAAATCCTTTGTTTTTGTTGAAAACGAAAACTTGCTCACGCTTTCTGAAAATGTCCATATCATAAATTCTGTAAAAAAAATTGATATGACATCAACATATGCCACTTTCAATACGCAAACCAACGATATAGAGGCTCAGGCGGTTAATTTAATTTTGGAAGTAGCAGAAGAGGAGGAATGA
- a CDS encoding MarR family winged helix-turn-helix transcriptional regulator, whose amino-acid sequence MENNPSIQMEKLIREICSKVKSEGRKVLKEFNISPAQFDVLQTVYFKGPKMLSDISKRLGVTKSTTTGLIRRLEIAGYLVREKSKKDKRVYVVQITQEGTNIIENVIKNRVKLMEKVYEKLGEKERSIEILSEINKILNEKRGEI is encoded by the coding sequence ATGGAAAATAATCCTTCAATTCAAATGGAAAAGTTAATTAGAGAGATTTGTTCAAAAGTTAAAAGTGAAGGAAGGAAAGTTTTAAAAGAATTCAACATTTCTCCAGCTCAGTTTGATGTTTTGCAAACCGTTTATTTTAAAGGTCCTAAAATGCTCAGTGATATCAGTAAAAGATTGGGAGTAACTAAAAGCACAACAACAGGACTCATTAGAAGATTGGAGATTGCAGGATATTTGGTTAGAGAAAAATCCAAGAAGGATAAAAGGGTATACGTTGTCCAAATAACTCAAGAAGGAACTAATATAATAGAAAACGTGATAAAAAACAGGGTAAAATTAATGGAAAAAGTATATGAAAAATTGGGAGAAAAAGAAAGAAGCATAGAAATATTAAGTGAGATCAACAAGATTTTGAATGAAAAACGGGGTGAGATTTAA
- a CDS encoding MATE family efflux transporter — protein sequence MEKDLTKGSIIKNILLMALPTMVGMAAQMVYDLVDIFWIGMISSEAIAGVTVFSTIFWMVDSLNEIIGVSSISLVSQAYGKKDYHQTARSIEQTISFKFLVALIAATFMAIFLEPLMSLFVDETVVDYGLAYGYLRLFFLPIMFSSYSINTVFRCLGDAKTPMIIMITVSILNLFLDPIFIFETVPFINLPGLGFGVFGAAIATVVSQTIAFLIGFLILFTRTHEAKPRIKGLFRLNKDIDIKLITIGLPNGIEIFFRNLSNVVILGFVSLFGNEAIAANGIAGRIFGFAFVPLFGLTMGASSVVGQTIGAGDIRRSEKAANLTGILGSAVMLFFILMAFGFGENVISLFTNDPIVIKYGTEFLKYGSVGLVILGYGFGLASAFSGSGYNFPFLLSSIISRWGIQLCILIVAINIFNQSLTWVWLSYMFGDIAESLILFYFYKKGRWKGKKAWQ from the coding sequence ATGGAAAAAGATCTAACAAAGGGTAGTATAATTAAGAATATTTTGTTGATGGCCTTGCCCACAATGGTTGGTATGGCAGCCCAAATGGTTTACGATTTAGTGGATATCTTTTGGATTGGTATGATTTCCAGTGAGGCGATAGCAGGGGTAACAGTTTTTTCAACTATATTTTGGATGGTAGATTCATTAAATGAGATTATTGGTGTAAGTTCAATCTCATTGGTGTCTCAAGCTTACGGTAAAAAAGATTATCACCAAACTGCGAGATCAATTGAACAAACGATAAGTTTCAAATTTTTGGTTGCATTAATAGCTGCAACTTTTATGGCAATATTTTTAGAACCATTAATGTCTCTTTTTGTAGATGAAACTGTTGTAGACTACGGTTTAGCTTATGGTTATTTAAGATTATTCTTTTTACCAATAATGTTCTCTTCTTACTCGATAAACACCGTTTTTAGATGTTTGGGCGATGCTAAAACTCCTATGATTATCATGATAACGGTTAGCATACTGAACCTTTTTCTTGATCCGATTTTTATCTTTGAAACAGTGCCTTTTATTAACTTACCGGGCTTGGGTTTTGGAGTTTTTGGTGCCGCAATAGCAACCGTCGTTTCCCAGACCATAGCTTTTCTTATCGGTTTTTTAATACTTTTTACCAGGACACACGAAGCAAAACCTCGTATAAAAGGTTTATTTAGACTAAATAAAGATATTGATATCAAGTTAATAACTATAGGGCTACCCAACGGTATAGAAATATTTTTTAGGAATCTATCAAATGTGGTTATATTAGGTTTTGTCTCACTTTTTGGTAATGAGGCTATCGCAGCAAATGGGATCGCTGGCAGGATATTTGGCTTTGCCTTTGTTCCTTTATTTGGCCTCACTATGGGGGCATCTTCTGTTGTTGGTCAAACAATCGGAGCAGGAGATATAAGAAGATCGGAAAAAGCCGCAAATCTAACGGGAATACTGGGTTCAGCTGTAATGTTATTTTTCATTCTAATGGCTTTTGGATTTGGTGAAAATGTGATCTCTCTCTTCACAAACGATCCTATTGTAATTAAATATGGAACAGAATTTTTAAAGTATGGATCAGTGGGTTTAGTGATACTAGGATATGGATTTGGTCTTGCGAGTGCTTTTTCTGGGTCGGGATACAACTTTCCGTTTCTTTTATCCAGCATTATTTCAAGGTGGGGTATACAATTATGCATTTTAATCGTAGCTATTAATATTTTTAATCAGTCCTTAACATGGGTATGGCTTTCTTATATGTTTGGCGATATTGCAGAATCTCTTATTCTTTTTTATTTTTATAAAAAGGGCAGATGGAAAGGGAAAAAAGCTTGGCAGTGA